CTATCATAAGTGCAATGGTTTGCGGCAGGATCAATAAAAGAAACACAACTTGTTGTTAATATTCTTCTTTGTcacttttttaatgtaaaaacagcaaataatATTTACTATTTGTCTTTTCCAATGCAGCTTCACACTCTCAGTCGAATGGTAAGATGCTCTCTCTATCATTAGATGTTATTAAGTCAAACAGAAATTtcaaactgaaatgtttctatCATTTGTATCATTATGATCTCTCAAAATTGTTCAACAGTTTGTGGCCGTGCCCCTCTAAACACCCGTATTGTGGGTGGTGTGGATGCCACTGGAGGGTCGTGGCCGTGGCAAGTCAGTCTACACAGCTCCACTTACGGCGGTCATTTTTGTGGAGGCTCACTCATCAACACAGAATGGGTGTTGACAGCAGCTCACTGTTTATCTGCGTAAGAACCACATAATAACTGCAAAGTTTAAGCAATGTATTCAGTTAAATTCCTTTTTTATACTTCATGGTGACCTTGGTTACCCCTAATGCCCACAACATATATACATCAATTTAGATGTATGCAATTTGTATGTATCcaaagatttttttcatgtttttatagaaTGTTTGTTCCCTGCACTCTTAAAAGTAAAGGTGGTTATAAGGTTTCTTCgcagcaatgccatagaataaccatttttggttacacaaagaaccattcatcCATTCAAGGTTCTTTAAATAACCATCTCTTTCACCACAAAGAAActtaaggttctttatggatcCAAAAGGTTCTTCTTCCATCCAAGTTGAAGTTTATATCtaatgttttttgcattttctctGCTTGTATCCAGTGTCACCACATCCAGTATGCGTGTGTACTTGGGAAGAAAAACACAGCAGGGAGTTAATATCCATGAAGTCTCTAGGACCGTCAAAAGCCGCATCATTCACTCTGCCTACGACAGCTCCACCGTTAACAATGACATCGCTCTCCTGCGTCTATCCTCTCCAGTCACCTTTACTGACTATATCAGACCTGTGTGCCTGGCATCACAGAACAGTGTCTTTGCTTCTGACACCAGCAGCTGGATCACAGGCTGGGGACAAATTTTAAACGGAGGTACAATCATTCACAAAATTATTTATCCATTGCCATGAAGACTTCTACTTGTAACAATACAAATttaatgattgtgtgtgtttgtgcacatgtATAGTGAATTTACCAGCTCTTGGAGCTCTTCAAGAAACTGTGGTTCCTGTGGTGCCAAATATTCAATGCAATATTCTTCTGGGTGCTGGATCTGTCACCAACAATATGATGTGTGCTGGTTACGTGCTGGGTGGCAAAGATACCTGCCAGGTACATCAACTATgagcttgatttttttattttcatgtgccttcataaactttcttcaaaatctgAAAGAATATAATACTAGAAACTGAAGAAAACTGTACTTTTCATATTTGATACACGCTCTGAAAAAATTGTCTCATGTAGTACTTAAAGGGGTTCATGGCTCGTTATCATAGGGGATCCACTTTTAGTGTTATATtgaaccatattttggtgcttcagtggttcttcagctgttctttgggatgactgaggtcCTATATAGAATCGCTGAAGAATCATACAGGGGCATAACATGTTCTTTACACAGAAACGGTGCTTTATAGCACATCGGTcaccccaaagaacctctgaagaacctctgaagaaccactgaagcaccaagatatgtTGCTATAttgcactaaaagtggttcccctatgatcacgagcaaagaaccactttaagtgcAATATAGCACCAATTTTTTGAAAgtgaatatataataattattatacaattatctttcatttaaaataatatatttgtttggGAGGTTGTTGTCC
This DNA window, taken from Triplophysa dalaica isolate WHDGS20190420 chromosome 6, ASM1584641v1, whole genome shotgun sequence, encodes the following:
- the LOC130424719 gene encoding tryptase-like, which codes for MWRFTCTTLFLLICVKASHSQSNVCGRAPLNTRIVGGVDATGGSWPWQVSLHSSTYGGHFCGGSLINTEWVLTAAHCLSAVTTSSMRVYLGRKTQQGVNIHEVSRTVKSRIIHSAYDSSTVNNDIALLRLSSPVTFTDYIRPVCLASQNSVFASDTSSWITGWGQILNGVNLPALGALQETVVPVVPNIQCNILLGAGSVTNNMMCAGYVLGGKDTCQGDSGGPMVSQLCSKWVQSGITSWGYGCADPNSPGVYTRVSQYQSWITNNIKQNLPGFVSFNPPSYCSSSSLTSTSCSGRCNEKFGLLNRCNCNPGCLIKCCKDFTQRCGI